CGCGGACCGGTTGCGAACGTACCGGCGTCCTGCGCGAAACCCCAGATGTGCGAGTCTTCGGAGTCGTTGCGATTATCGCCGAGCATCAGATAGCAATTCGGCGGTATCGTGTCGGGCGAAGTCCATTGCGATTTCGGCGGGATATTCGCCGTCGACGGATCGAGCGCGCGCCATCCGAATCCGTCGTTGACCCAGATGCCATACTTCTGGATCTTCAAGTCGTAGTCGGGCTTTTGCGCGATGTACGGCTCGCGCAATGGTACGTCGTTGATGTAGACGACGCCGTTCGTAATACGCAGCCTCTCGCCGGGAAGCCCAATCACCCGTTTGATGAAATCGTCCGGCGTGGGGATTGGCGGTGGAAAGACCACCACGTCTCCTTCGTGCGGCGGATGGAAGCGATATTCGAACTTATCGACCAGCAGCACGTCGTGCACTTGCAGCGTCGGGACCATCGAGGCTGAGGGAATGTAGTAGGTTCGTGCAACGAACGTGATGAGCAGCCATGCCGCAAGACCCGCGTAGATGAACGGATCGAGATATTCTCGAGCGATTGCGACGCTGCGTCCTTTTGAGGCCGCGGTGACCGGGCGAATCGAGAGCGCGATCCTCGAGACGAGAATGATCGCAACCAAACCGAGAAGATCGTACGGTGTCATGTTCCTTCGTTCGTGTTAGCTGTGCAAAATCGAGAATCGCGAGAGCGGCCAGATGATCATAAAGGCGCGACCGCCGAACGAGCTGCGCGGCACGAATCCCCAAACATGCGAGTCGTCGGAATAATTCCGGTTATCGCCGAGCATGAAATAGAATCCGTCGGGAATATGGTCGGGCGATTGCCATTTTCCTCGCGGGGGGATGTCGGCCTGCGCGGGCTGGAGTGCCGCGCCGTTGACGTAGATCGTATAATTGCGGATTGC
The DNA window shown above is from Candidatus Baltobacteraceae bacterium and carries:
- the lepB gene encoding signal peptidase I, which encodes MTPYDLLGLVAIILVSRIALSIRPVTAASKGRSVAIAREYLDPFIYAGLAAWLLITFVARTYYIPSASMVPTLQVHDVLLVDKFEYRFHPPHEGDVVVFPPPIPTPDDFIKRVIGLPGERLRITNGVVYINDVPLREPYIAQKPDYDLKIQKYGIWVNDGFGWRALDPSTANIPPKSQWTSPDTIPPNCYLMLGDNRNDSEDSHIWGFAQDAGTFATGPRAGERAGFTGRAFLIFWPPSQMKILK